The following nucleotide sequence is from Tardiphaga alba.
GCCACGTCGTCTCGGTCAACCGCAGTTTCTTCGAGATGTTCGGCCTCGACCCTGCCGTTTCCGTCATCGGATGGCATTTCAGAGAATTGGTCGATGAACGGAAGCGTCTGGGACACTTTCATGGTGACGCGACCGCTTTCTGTACCGAAGTACAGCAAGCCATCGCCGCCGGTCAGGTCGTCCGGATGGCGAGCGTGACCACCGACGGCCGTTCGTATCTGGCCCACAACAGGCCGCTGCGCGACGGTGGCTGGGTATCTACGATCGAGGACACGACAGAGCGTATGCAGATCGAACATGAACGCGACCGTAACCTGGCGTTCGTCCATGAGATCATGGACAACATCCCCGCGTTGATCACCGTGAAGGACGCCGGCACCCGAAAGTATCTCCTCGCTAATCGGAACGCCGATCGCTACTTGGGCCTGACCGGCGCCGAGATAGTCGGGCGAACCATATCGGATCTGATGCCGGCGAGCGACGCGGAGGCTGTCTCCGAAATGGAAGACCGTCTCGTCCGGTCGGAAAAGAGCGTGGTCCGAAGCGAGCGGCGTTTCCGGGGACCGGACGGAAAGACGCATTTCCTGAATTCGACCCGCGTGGCCATCCGGGATGCCGATGGGCAGGCGCGCTACATCGTCAGCGTGTACGAAGACGTGACCGAGCGGAAACTCGCGGAAGACCGCATCGCGCATCTCGCACACTACGATGGACTGACCGACCTTCCGAACCGGGTGCTTTTTCGCGCTCAAATGGAAGAGTTGTGGAACGACACCGGGGATGACCGTCGTAACGCCCTCCTTTACATCGACATCGATGGATTTAAAGACATCAACGATACTCTGGGGCACGACGTCGGCGACCGTTTCCTACAGCAAATCGCCGCTCGTCTGCGCAGCTGCCTCGGCGCCGACGACCTGATATCCAGACTCGGCGGCGACGAATTCGCGATCGTCAAGCGCCACGCCGGCTCGCGCGAGGAAGTCCTCGATCTCGTCTCCGAGCTCCATAGGCGATTGCGCGAGCCGTTCGATGTCGCTGGTCATCGGTTATCCAGCGACGCGAGCGTCGGCATTGCGATCGCCCCCGACGACGCCCGCGACATCGACGAGTGGGTCAGACATGCCGATCTCGCGATGTACGCCGCCAAATCGGACGGGCGGCGGACCCACCGCTTCTTCGAGACCCATATGACGGAGCGAGCGCGCGCTCGCCTCATTCTGGAACATGATCTGCGGGAAGTGATCGCAAACGGCGGACTGGAACTACATTATCAACCCATCGTGGATGGGAGCACGGGGGCCTTTGTTGCCTGCGAGGCTCTTGTGCGATGGCGCCATCCGGTCCGTGGGATGATATCGCCCGCCGAATTCATTCCGGTCGCCGAAGACGCCGGTCTCATTGCCGATCTGGGGGAGTGGGTGCTTCGGACCGCCTGCGCGGAGGCGTCGTCATGGCCTCCAGAAGTCCGCCTCGCAGTCAACGTATCACCTCTGCAATTCAGATCGGCTTTGTTCGCCTTGACAGTCACGTCGGCCTTAATGTCGACCGCCTTCAGTCCGAGCCGTCTCGAAATCGAGGTC
It contains:
- a CDS encoding EAL domain-containing protein, giving the protein MIQTLRKTLLPLGETSIRKSPALCLALAGLGLLATITCATVSLIDHFRERALLSAERELSSTVRMLSRHFDEQFADSATIASDLIRRLDIPGLGSADQLRSRLSGENARAMMRSRGISYLGDVSIFDIDGNMVNWSQMSPVPKLNVAQRGYFKRFTTDPSAPDVLTETAPSLLTGKWHMIIAQRLRGIDGIFVGVLVRRIDLRQFERFFGSITPGTDNAISLFGSDGTLLARHPAAPEAVGRKFGTAPLSLLRADRRTIRGRGALDAAERLAAGVPLQHVPATVVASKTVEAALEDWQLQTRATLTVAALTALAVAMVLVWIIVQILRDGRENRRSLEAERERLDTALNNMIQGLVVYDKNGHVVSVNRSFFEMFGLDPAVSVIGWHFRELVDERKRLGHFHGDATAFCTEVQQAIAAGQVVRMASVTTDGRSYLAHNRPLRDGGWVSTIEDTTERMQIEHERDRNLAFVHEIMDNIPALITVKDAGTRKYLLANRNADRYLGLTGAEIVGRTISDLMPASDAEAVSEMEDRLVRSEKSVVRSERRFRGPDGKTHFLNSTRVAIRDADGQARYIVSVYEDVTERKLAEDRIAHLAHYDGLTDLPNRVLFRAQMEELWNDTGDDRRNALLYIDIDGFKDINDTLGHDVGDRFLQQIAARLRSCLGADDLISRLGGDEFAIVKRHAGSREEVLDLVSELHRRLREPFDVAGHRLSSDASVGIAIAPDDARDIDEWVRHADLAMYAAKSDGRRTHRFFETHMTERARARLILEHDLREVIANGGLELHYQPIVDGSTGAFVACEALVRWRHPVRGMISPAEFIPVAEDAGLIADLGEWVLRTACAEASSWPPEVRLAVNVSPLQFRSALFALTVTSALMSTAFSPSRLEIEVTEAVLIKDDDVALSVLHRLREMGVAIALDDFGTGYSSLSYLRRFPFDKVKIDRSFVADLETPGSASIVRAVLSIAAAWGMTTTAEGVETERQREMLRELGCDQMQGYLFGRPVSAAVIAELLGAGRVSIEQTRRRHSPLVGTQAPQGGKSS